ggggggggactactcaaaattgtacatgttaaaagagcaccagaaagcattcttttagtccttgaaattcaaaaatctcCGGCACCCCTCCTTTAACCACccccacttggctccctcaaactttgattcaactaataccacctgatttcaaatttcatggtactactttgggaataagctgcattcattgttaccccTTCCTCTAGAAATATGCTACATCCATAACGTTATaaggaaattcaaatttaaaataaaaagtttgatagtgtgtgtgtgtatgtatgtatgtatgtatgtatgtatgtatgtatgtatgtatgtatgtatgtatgtatgtatgtatgtatgtatgtatgtatgtatgtgtgtgtgtgtatgtatgtatgtatgtatgtatgtatgtatgtgtgtgtgtatgtatgtatgtatgtatgtatgtatgtatgtatgtgtgtgtgtatgtatgtatgtatgtatgtatgtatgtatgtatgtatgtatgtatgtatgtatgtgtgtgtgtatgtatgtatgtatgtatgtatgtatgtatgtatgtatgtatgtatgtatgtatgtatgtatgtatgtatgtgtgtgtgtatgtatgtatgtatgtatgtatgtatgtatgtatgtgtgtgtgtatgtatgtatgtatgtatgtatgtatgtatgtatgtatgtatgtatgtgtgtgtgtgtgtatgtatgtatgtatgtatgtatgtatgtatgtatgtatgtatgtatgtatgtatgtatgtatgtatgtatgtatgtatgtatgtatgcatgcatgcatgcatgcatgtatgtatgtgtgtgtgtgtgtatgtatgtatgtatgtatgtatgtatgtatgtatgtatgtatatatatatgtatgtatgtatgtatgtatgtatgtatgtatgtatgtatgtatgtatgtatgtatgtatgtatgtaggtacgtatgtatgcatatgtatacatgtgtgttagtcgagtgtgtgtgcatgtggtgTTTCAATGGAACAATCAACcacaatttgtataatgtttgtagCGCACCATTAACAGTTAATGAGTTATGATGACGGTAATATGGTGAgcttatgaaaaaaaattgtgtcaagGAGGATGGTTACGAAAACATTTCAAGCAAGGTAGGGGGAGGGGTCACTCAAATGTTGTGGATTTTTAAAGCAATTCCTccgatccccccccccccaagtcgtaaataatgacggctccctaaatACTACACTGAAGCATTTGAGTACCTCAAGTATTGAAAGATTCATTTGTTGTGTACGTAGACTTCTACAATCACTCCTTTTATATTAGTTTATGGAGCCAAGACAACGACGAATCTCCCAGTCTAGGGTACCACACTATTTTAGTAAATCATCATtagaaaaatacaaattttcagcaacataatttttcatatatacattgtatggaACGACAACCTTAACagcataaacaaacaaataaacaaatttaacaCTACGTGACTGTACAGTAATGcatttatgaattgaaagtcCCATGCTTTGCCATTTAACCCCCTTAAACTATCTCAATCACTCATTCAAAGTTATCACATCACAGTGCCTAAAGTCTCATATTACAAGACCCCCCTCGggcccccgggggggggggactccCATAGACGACCATACGGGGAGGGTCCTCTTGAAAGGGGTGGGTTTTTTTGTGATCCCAAGATATTAgaagggtatacttttcagcATGTGCAGGTATCGCAAAGGGTAGGGttttaaccccctccccccacatACATCTACATAAAATTTTTGATGTCTTCTTGTGGCACTTGCTTTGACACTATATTATATTTAGTACCTTTGGCGATAATAAGATGGAAGCATCACTACATTACCACATAACAATGTGCTATGTTCTTGCAAATGGGACACTTCAAAGAATCCATAGTTTCTATTTTGTGCGATACAGTTGGTATGAGAAATTGTCTCTCTTGTGGATTTTTGGTTTGAGAACAGTTGGGTTTGGAAGTCTCAgaggaaccccccccccccacgtaatattttatacacagttgccccccccccttcccagTAGGAGAGGAGCTCCTGTTCCAGAAAGATCTGaagtttcattaaaaaaaattgtgttgtacacaacaaatattattatacaagtcaGTCTAATGATAAATATATCACCCACTCTTCCGTCAACGTGATTTAACGATAAGATCTAGGAAAATCAATAATTCTTACAGGTGATGAAGGACCAATCACAACGTTTGCTACTGGTCAGGTGTTCAACATCACATGGTTTCTAGCGGTGGCATACGCCCACAGGGTAAGATTTATTATTGTTGTAAAGTTTGCTTAGTTTTATCTTTCAAAAAATCACACCGACGCATATTAATGAGTCTCTACAAAAGCTTTCTATGAACGACAATTCTTTCCATGTCCTTACTGAATCATGATCCATGGATAACATACAAAGCtacattcattattttaatTTGCACCGTGTTGTCtgttagtttgtttttttctgtctgtaAAAATTAAACTTCTTCCCTCTCTGTGTGTTTTGTTATCTGGCTATCAAGGGAGGCTATAAAATCGAGTTGTTGGGTGAAAACGGAGATATCCAGTCTACACTCACAGACTCTGTTGATGACAATTATGTACTTATACAGAATTCGGCgtaagttttataaataattatacAATCTCAGTAAATagaagttttgaaaaaaattaagctacactttttaaaataagCCACAGGGTAAAGAACAAAGTACGCGGAACTTGCGTCCGTTAGCtatagtcggatcagtagatgttgaCACTCACTGTGCTATGTGTTAATTGGGCGAATAGCCTATGAGTTTGTTCTAGAATTAGCACTCTGCTTTTTAATGCAACgttggtaaactctgataagacagtaaTGACGCGTAACggtaggaaataggaaaaaacagtgagaggaaacaatagttatggtagaaatccggaaaatcgcgagaccAAAATTGactatttgtcctttaccctgtgaaTAAACATGGAAATTATGTTGATACTGTCTGAAGACATGGAatagttgtcagctattctttAACCTGGTAACTGAATATCGCCCTCATAGTTTAATTTTCAACTCCGCTTGTTTTTATCTCAATTTCGTCTTCATTCTTTCCTTTCAGGCAGGAATACTTTGAGATCACTTTGCCAGACAGTTTTACGTGTACTAAGTGTACTATACGTATCACAAGGCAAGCTCTAGAGTGGAATGATAATGTTGGTAAAAACTTCTGGTCCTGTGCTGATATCTCAATACAAGGTAAAACAATGATTTAGCGAAAAATCCATCTACACGAAAAAATAGTTCAAACCGcgttgttttattttatttcttccttcgttaaatttacatttgaaatgtgtTTAGTTAGTGtgaaatgattcattaaaataTGGTGACACACTAAACTCAGATATAGTAGGTACAACGATATCTATATAAGTATTAGCCGATCGAACAATTCATTTTTCGTTCTATTtcacaaatttgtttgtgaattgaTTGTGTTTCtgttcttcattcattcattcattcattcattcattcattcattcattcattcattcattcattcattcattcattcattcattcattcattcattcattcattcattcattcattcattcattcattcattcattcattcatccatttatTCATTCCTTTGTTTTCTTCGTTGGTTCATTTGTTGGTCCCCAGACAACGCTGTATGTGACTGTTCAGATCACGGTATGTGCTCAAATGACGTTTGTACCTGTAACGACTTGTACCATGGAAACGACTGCCAGTACCAAGGTAAATAATTTGATGGCTACAACTTTGGTCGAAATCAATTACGTGGTATATGGCTAATTATCAACATTTACGATTGATATTGAGAGGGGCAATATTGCAAATGGCCTTATTTCAAATAAAccttatttcaaaaataaaaatgtgaaaggTCAACGAAAACATAATCTAGGCgccaaattttcaaaattgaaatgaaacgACAGCAATATACCGTTATATATACCCGAAGTGTTTACACGTCAAACGAGAGTTCCGTTGTCTATTCTTAAAGTGTTGTTATATGTGTTGTTTGCAGACGAATGTACGGATGACGCCGACTGTGGTACGGATGGAAAGTGTTTACAAATTAAAGCATCAGCTTACTACAGAAAACAGTGCTTCTGTGCTcaaggttaccatggtaataagTGTACTCTAGGTGAGCTTCACTGTTGGTACTTGTTTTCttcatgtaaatttagcatATATTATGTCAGGATAAATATAACAATCTCGAAggaggttttttgtttttggaaTTTATGTATATGAGTCTCAAACGACTAATCTATAGATATCATTTCATTTACTCATTTGGGCGTGAtaaactttactttactttaatgTTCATGTCATTCATCCTTTACAGTAAACCCGACAGATTTCACCGTTGTCATTGACGAGGAGACGTACAATCACCGACAGTTTTCTGAAAAGATGGAGATGTACTGGAGAATCCTAAAGGTGATTTGATTATTCTATATACCTATGTTCTTTTGACTGAtatcaccacacacacacacacacacacacacacacacacacacacacacacacacacacacacacacacaaagagagacacacacacagacagacagacagacagacacatacacacagacagagacggacagacagacagacagacagacagacagacagacagacggacagacagacagacagacagacagacagacagacagacagacagacagacagacagacggacggacggacagacagacagacagacagacagacagacagacagacagacagacagacagacagacagacagacagacagacagacagacagacagaaatacacagacacagacgtgacacagacatatatatatatatatatatatatatatatatatatatttatttatctatgttttatgtatatatatatgtgtgtatgtgtatgtgtgtgtgtgtgtgtgtgtgtgtgtgtgtgtgtgtgtgtgtgtgtgatgtcgTAACGAACTACTAAACACACGAATTACAACGCTCCACAACTGTCGAAATACATGAAATTACAGACGCCTTGAGTATAGCACACGATCCAAGACAATTAAATATACTGAAGCATTACATATAGGTATGCTTCAAGAAATCTGAAGTCCAGAGCAATATTCAGTTACTGGggctaaggggccttgtcactacaagtcggtAGACAAATGACAaacccccttaggtcactcgtattttccggctgaatgaagaaaactatttGTGATAAATTCAACGTATAagacaaattatatatattgactgACGTCCTGTTATCCGGTTGAAGGGGTGAGCAAATggttatatttgtaatttactATTACTGCTAATATAATGTTGCTAATAAAATGGATGTTGTTTACCTTCCTCTCTGTCCGTCTTTCTCTAAACTGATTCTTATAACTtccataaatgtacatgtacaggattcATCAGAAATAGAGATAGCATTGAAAGTGCAGGGAAGTAGTTGGGCAGCGATAGGCTGGAGACCTGAAGGTATATTACtataaatcaattaattaactTGGTGATATTGATTTTATAACTGTTTTCACCATCGATAACCGAGAACGCGTCGACTGCTTTCACTTCCACATGAAGATAGAAATATACGCATACACACTCAGTCTATAACTATCCTACCGAAATGGCGTGTTACGTGAGAGAACTGAGTTGCttgagaaggggggggggggcactcagAAAGGGTCGGTTGGATCTTGATAAAATGGTTTTATTTGGATGGCTTTATTTGTAGGTCTGTCCAGTGAATGTACAGACTTTCCTATTGATCGTGATGGCTACCCAGATAGAAATGCAGATGATCATCGCAAACGAAAGGTGAGTTAGTCACGTGTTGATATATCATGTGACGAGGAGAGAGAGAGGACAACAAGGGTTGATCGGTGGCCAAGAAGTTAGTAgaactattacatgtaatactactacatgtaatgtaatactactacaaacactactaccaccacaaaTCCAGCTATAACTACAACTACCGTCATTACTATCACCACCACTGCCACTCACATCACCAACATCACCAACAGTTCTTACAAATACCACCATTCTAGAACAACCATTATAGATTATACCTTGCAATCACCACCACAACTGCAACCACATTCACTATCAATCGGTAGAATTGCAACAAATTTTGATATGTCACCTTACACTATCTCcctaaataatacattttaatttttatgaaatatttgtttattagaGACACGAAGAAGCACTACATGCGATGGAATGTAGTGATATGGTGATTGGTCTTGCTGTCCAAGACAACTATCATCGCATTGGTGATTATTACTCACGTGACCTGTCAACACCAAATATAGATGAATGGTTCGGTGGTAGTTATAGTTTAACAGCAGCTGCCGCTAAACAAAATGATGGCATCACAGTGATCAAATTTAGAAAACCCTTATACGGTAAGATTAATTAGATTTGTCAGAATTTAATCttcaaaaatctaaaataaatgcCAGGATAGGAAAgggaaaatatttaaaatgttacaTAACACTCATTTTGTTGGTCACATATATTTAGTTTATCATCAAAATATGTAGAAAACAGAACGTGGTTCTTtcagtgataaaaacaaatttattccAATGTTATGTTCTCTGTGTGCAATATTCAGTTACATGTGATGAATACTAGCATCAAAATCAACGCAACTGATCCAAATCATATTAAAGTCAACACGGATTGATTGGTTGCGTGTTTGCATTCTACAAGGATCAAAATGGGAGCTGAATTTCTGACGTGTTACACATTTGAACTGATAACTTTGTCTCATTGTCCAGCAACCGAAAAACAGGATTATAACATTGAGAACGGCCTTATGAAAATCATCTGGGCACGTGGTCAGGAAATCGGTGAATA
The Glandiceps talaboti chromosome 6, keGlaTala1.1, whole genome shotgun sequence genome window above contains:
- the LOC144436192 gene encoding uncharacterized protein LOC144436192 isoform X1, with translation MKVLWTLIVLLLCDIVGAHIRLVYPPARHYEFDFLDDVATLEPCGMRSGDEGPITTFATGQVFNITWFLAVAYAHRGGYKIELLGENGDIQSTLTDSVDDNYVLIQNSAQEYFEITLPDSFTCTKCTIRITRQALEWNDNVGKNFWSCADISIQDNAVCDCSDHGMCSNDVCTCNDLYHGNDCQYQDECTDDADCGTDGKCLQIKASAYYRKQCFCAQGYHGNKCTLVNPTDFTVVIDEETYNHRQFSEKMEMYWRILKDSSEIEIALKVQGSSWAAIGWRPEGLSSECTDFPIDRDGYPDRNADDHRKRKRHEEALHAMECSDMVIGLAVQDNYHRIGDYYSRDLSTPNIDEWFGGSYSLTAAAAKQNDGITVIKFRKPLYATEKQDYNIENGLMKIIWARGQEIGEYHPGPADYEVNKEFYKPDELKWHGKDPEQRGHLTLNLHENPDDSRTGNCKGEWKSPSTCEGISCDYRVTWSYDDKNDDVTFEIMTSNAVDKWTGIGFSKDISMPYTDAVIGWVESGGNSPEISDRWIDAARSDGAVQDENDDIRYKAGSMIDGMMTMSFTRKLKTGNTQDVDFDGDECVYFFYVVSGGTFDAVTKVISIHSATPTSLASRPHKHYTKMATRADSPSPVDEELLDFLAGRGLSEERLIRFEDDKKLATLLYQPQYL
- the LOC144436192 gene encoding uncharacterized protein LOC144436192 isoform X2, with the protein product MKVLWTLIVLLLCDIVGAHIRLVYPPARHYEFDFLDDVATLEPCGMRSGDEGPITTFATGQVFNITWFLAVAYAHRGGYKIELLGENGDIQSTLTDSVDDNYVLIQNSAQEYFEITLPDSFTCTKCTIRITRQALEWNDNVGKNFWSCADISIQDNAVCDCSDHGMCSNDVCTCNDLYHGNDCQYQDECTDDADCGTDGKCLQIKASAYYRKQCFCAQGYHGNKCTLVNPTDFTVVIDEETYNHRQFSEKMEMYWRILKDSSEIEIALKVQGSSWAAIGWRPEGLSSECTDFPIDRDGYPDRNADDHRKRKRHEEALHAMECSDMVIGLAVQDNYHRIGDYYSRDLSTPNIDEWFGGSYSLTAAAAKQNDGITVIKFRKPLYATEKQDYNIENGLMKIIWARGQEIGEYHPGPADYEVNKEFYKPDELKWHGKDPEQRGHLTLNLHENPDDSRTGNCKGEWKSPSTCEGISCDYRVTWSYDDKNDDVTFEIMTSNAVDKWTGIGFSKDISMPYTDAVIGWVESGGNSPEISDRWIDAARSDGAVQDENDDIRYKAGSMIDGMMTMSFTRKLKTGNTQDVDFDGDECVYFFYVVSGGTFDAVTKVISIHSATPTVSAQPICIDVCEVSDATLSTPISVTYLLVIIMITLGGNMFWLH